GCATTTAATTTGATTGTGAATAACTGCAGcactacaataaaaaaaaattattgtactGTAAGAAATTGTATTGTAAAAAATTTCTCTTGGACAAATTTACCATATAAAAGGTCATTTTGCCGATAACTTTGCAGTTATATAATGTGCATATGTTTGGTAGTTAATAACTGACAAAATGTTTGGCATGCACATGTGAACTGGGCACAGTGATCAGAAACAGTTCTCTCACAAACAGTAATTAATGATAAAAGATCCTTGATGATGGTATGAAgtccccaggtccaccaagctgccactgctgggcccctgagcaaggcccttaaccctcagctgctcagttttaagtcactctggataagggtgtctgctaaatgccataaatgtaaatgtaagttacCAGAAAAGCTAAGAGAAGGGCGCTAATGCTTAAAGTGGTCCATCACTTTAATTTATCAGTGAGTGAACTGTATGCCAGAATGATCTAATGTCACTATTGTGTCCTAAGTTGCACCTCCTAAAGCATGTGGAAAGAGCATGAGGCATTTGTAGATGATGTTGTTAATGTTGAGAAAGTAGTAATTACATTATGAAGCATGTAACTTAGAATTAACACTAGTATTCAGAGCAACTGTCCGTCTAACCATTGTTACAGTATATGCTTTACTAGCAGAACGGCTTGCTTCTGTCTTATCGAGAAAACCCATACAAGTCTCATTAAAACATGGGGTATGAGGACAGACAAAGTTGGAAGGTCTATAATTATAACCAGCTTAGTTATCCCTTAGGGACAAATGGAGCAGTGTGGAACTGCATTTTATGAGTGGAACATGAACATGGAATTGTGTCATGTGTGAAATACCTcacaaaaacactcaaaaaCCCTGCAAAAAACACTCCAAAcctgtgaaatgttttttttgcttgtagGCTTGATCAGTCTTAAGCCCTGGATAAGCCTGAGGCTGCATGTTCCGAATCAATTTGAGCACAATGGCTCATTATTACTGGCTAAGGGCCAACCAAACTGTCTGAAGCTCCAGATTAATGTGGAGCTTTGCATTGGAGACTAACTTCATCTTTTCTTTAAGGAGGATACCATGAGAATGTACACAAGGCTCTCTATGTGTAGAGAAGTCAGCCAGACATGTTGCATCTCTAGGCAGTCTTTAGCAGGAAATGACATGGTGCAGGTGATGAAATGTctgcatgtactgtaagttAAACTGTTCAAGGCATTTCCAAAAGAGATCTTCTGTAAAGTATGCTTGACAGATATAAAAGCAAATTTCCAGATCCAAGACATGGGGTCTGCACCATCTTCTCAGGATTCtcaaaaaacaatacaaaacaggaactaaatatgaaaaaaatataacaaatagcAGATCCAGATAATGGTAGTCTATACCATCTAATACATGTCTGTTACATATGTGTATTGCCCCATGATACCTCTTGAGTTTCTTTCTCCTGACTGCCAGGTTCAGAGGGGTGGTTAAGTGGTTGTTGACTTAAGGGATAATGGACAGAATTGCTTACCATGACTGAATGCCAAGCActgagaaatataataaatttagtCTGGGTCACTTGTCTCCCCATTGGCCATTGTTTATAACACTGTGGCAGTTTGAGTCAAAAAGCTCACTAAACAACAAATAAAGCTGTGATAAAGGGACTGGTGGACTCTGTGTCTTGGCTGGAAGTAGGAGAAACCCGACAAACCCTGTAGGACCCTGTAGCTGTGGTGACATAAGAGTCATCATTAGACTCCATATCATCTTTCAATTAcaatacacaatcatacacaatactacatgaagtgaaatgctttttacaaccgtattttatataaaaatagagGCAAATTACACCAAgggcaaaataataaaaacgagacacaaataaagtaaaatatagaACATATAGGGCATATAGAAAAATATGATGGAAAATTgcaatagaaaaataaatctgtcaaaAGAGCTAGATAGATGGTTAGGAATTGGCGAtgctctctgggtgggagggaTGGCAAACTGTTTTGCTGTGTCTTCCAGACCAGTCCTCAGTGGTGTGATGAAAACATGAATTAGTCCAAATTAAACATGGAATCTTATGCCTGCAGGAGTAACCCTCATTATAGAATTTGCTCTATGCTTATATGGTCACATGCAGGTGTCATGTTAAATGATTGCTACGTGACAGGTGCAACGGATACATCCAAATGTTCTGCATCAGATAGGCCAACACTGAAAGGCTTAAAAGAACAAAGGATATGAAAATCAAGATATAGACAAAAGTCAAAAGATGATGGAGGGCAAAGCCAGGAGCCACATTCTGTTGTTATCAGTTACATTTTCAGTAAATATAACAGGGAAATCTTCACGTTTTAAGTATTTAGTTGCTTTTATTGCTGTGTGATAATTGCTGTGTGTATCTTTATTAAACAATACCGCATCCATGGAATATTCTGATTGAGATGCTTTGGTTTCTTCATTTCAAgtttcttttagttttaggaTTTAAATGCAGGTGATTATATTCACCAtcattatactgtagtttgGAGTACTTGATAAAGAACACAACATAGGTGCTACATATAACCTTATGTCTTATAAGTATTTAATAAAGTGGATAACACTATTTTCCATATTTTCCTAACTCCATTTTCCAACACTAATTTCCACTTGGGTCTATATCTGCACATACACTTGATATTGTCTATTTACAATTGTAAACTAATGAACTAAAAGTAGAATAGGACTGGATTGAATTATATTAGCTGTCAGTTTGATTTGCCTGGATAATGTGAAAATGATGGCAGTAAAACAAGCCACAATAAAATGTGCAAACATGAATCTTTttcatcagacatcagacagtggagtAGCACAGTGGCAGTCTTTGTGCATTAATATGAAGAGGGGAAGACACACTGTGGAGACAGTGGGGGAACTGAGATTATAAAACTATTGGGTGACAAAATAATAAGTGTTAATGTGCTTAATGTTGTGTTGGACAATCAATTAACCAACACTTAATgtcaaatgaaaatgtatgtGTTTCAAAggaatctattttttttttttatcgaaaGCATCATTAAATATGCTAGACACCCCCACTGGGGTACTTGGTACAGCCTCATTGGCCCCTCCGCCTTAAGAcccatcattttatttattagctgAATTTCTTTCATTCGGTAACGTTATCTAATCGGCTTAAGGCGCACTGTATTAGGCAATGCGACTCAAAGCGCACACCCGACTTCTTTATTTTTGGTCTGATAAATAAATCTCATCAGGAAAAACTGGTGATGTTTCTAGTGCATTTCTTTCTGCTGCTGTTGGATCCGAGCCTTTGCCGGCTGATCACAAGCAGCCCTACCGATGATAACACACTTCGGAGCGGCCATGGAGAGCAGGGAGAGCCGGGACACAACGAGCATCACAAGGATTCATACAGCACTTTCGCGTCAGAATTTTTGGAGTCTAGATACCTTTCAGACGAAGGTAATTCAGTGGGTTTCTACTAGCTAATTTTCTAACTAGCTAATTATATCCGAATATTTGTCTGTCGTTGGAGCGGTGGTCTTGTAGGCCTGTTGAAAAATCAGCAAGGAAATTCAGAACGAGTAGCAGCcttctgtattgtgttttttgagGTATGGGGCATAGAGAAGGAGGTTATGACTACGTTACAAATAGCCCATATTAGAACATATACGGTATCATAACTAACATATACATTTGTTGTAGCCTCTGTGATTTTGTGCCTTGTTTTGGAAACAGGTCTTCATTCAGCACCGCGGTCAGCACCCCTGACTGCGGACTAAGCCACGCCCTCTGCCTTAAGATGCTCTGTAGAACAGGCCACTTAGGGCCTACTGATTTTTATagaatatttatgtatttccccagatttaaaatatacatatgatTTAATTGCAATTACTTTAATATTACTTATTTAGGTAACAGGGTTTTCTGGTTAACAGTCTGATGCTATGCTGAGTATCTGTGGAGTTGTCCAAGTGAATGTCTGTATGGGTTTCATCCAGGTTCTCTGTTTTCTTTGACCTTTGGAATATATACTAGTACATGAATTTGTTATAAattggcagtgtgtgtgtgtgtgtgtgtgtgtgtgtgtgtgtgtgtgtgtgtgtgtgtgtgtgtgtgtttgtgtgtgtgtgtgtgtggctttcaTCCCATCCCGTCTCAATGtccacatttttataaataattttaagttaAGAGTTGTTTTGAAGTGAAGAGATTATTTAATGTCAGTTAAAAAATACATCacagctttaatttgagggtTTTTGCAGTGTCTTGCCAACTCAGTTTGTTAGTGAACAAACCTAAAATACCTAGAAGATGTCAAGAAATTAAGTCTGGTTAAAAAGTAATGGAAAAGTATCACTGAggcatttttaaacatatcgCAGTAAAAGTCCATtaacacaaaaagaaaagaatacagCATAATTGTGGATGGAGAAGAATTTAACAGGAGAAGATGTTAACAGGACAACCATAGCACAGGCACTGAACATAGCTAGGCTTTATGAAAAAAGACATATAACATTTGGTTTTAGAGATTCAGAGGATGTGTACAAAAATGTTTGCTGGATTGATAAGTCTTTTTTGGCCTTGGAACATATGTGCCTGGATCCCAACACTGCTTATGATCCAGAGAACAACATTCCCACTGTGAAGCTTGGGGGTGGTAGGATCATGACTGAGAAACTGGTCAGGGTTGAAAAAAAGATGGATAAAGCCAAATACAGGAGAATCCATAAAGAAAACCTGTTTAAAGCCTTAAGCAGAGTTTTATCTTGTAAACAGGTAAAAAGAACACTAATAATTTTGCCAATGCTATATTGTAGTGGTTCGGAATAAGCTGAATGTGTTAGAATGGACCATCCTAACACGCAAAATACAAGTCAAAACACAGGACTTTTCCCAGGATCTGTGGGTAAAAATTAAGTACATAACTTTGTTGCCTGAGGAATGTGAAATACAAGGTACATACAAACCTATTCTACTAAACCTATTCGACCCCTATTCGAAACCTATTCGAACCTATTCGACCCCTTAAAATAACcttgatttaaaagaaaaagccaTCTCTTATGTGTAGAGAAAATGACAAGAAATTCATACAGTGATGTGTATTAATCACTTTAAATAACAGAGTTTGTAGTCATCTGACAGCTTTATTGAATGGTATTAACAAAACATCAACATTAGGAGGGCAAAACACCAGTCTTAACATCAACAGTCAGGAGGGCACTTCAGGATGCACTTCTAGGcagaattttaaagaaaaagccaAATTTGAGGCtattaaaataaagatattatGTTAGACCAAAGAAGCCAATGGAcgattcaaattcaatttatttgtatattgctTTTAAGAATTGAcattcaaagcagctttacagaacataagcatagaacaaaaggttaatataaagattaatataatacaaaaaatcaagattaatattagatgtatttaaatgtatttgtatttatccccaatattttatttagaagatTGAAAGaagattgaaaaaaaatggTATGTGGACAGGAAATCTCAAGTTGATGTGTTTGGAGCATAAAGAAGAACATTCGTGAGactgaagaaaatgaaaagatgCTGGAGGGCTGTGTGACACcatctgttgttggtgttaataCGGGCTGCTTTGTTGGTGTTAATATTATACATGATTAAAGAGTTCACCCTATTTTACAACGCCATGCCCTAATATGTGGACACTGCTCctacaagacaatgatccaaagcatagCTCTAAACGATGCAACTACTTTGAGAAGAAGCAGTCAGCAGGGATTCTGACTATACTGGACTGGGTATCAGTCCAAATCAAGCCAATGCTCCCTGTCAGAGCACCGTTTGAAATGTCATCAGATTACCTCAACAACCTGATAGCTAGCATGCCAAAGGTCTGCAAGGATTAAGTGTTTAAGGGAAGATTCATTAACCAAAAAAACTCATTGAATGACAAAATTCTTATTTCAAGCAAAAATCATTATTGCTAACTTTGTCATTATTTGGGCTGcattttctgttcattcatGTTTTACAGCTCTACAGTTTTCATGACAAATGTTATACATGATTACATACAGACCCCAGACTGCTGACCAgcggtatatactgtatactacactTTTGTATATGGCCAAATGCATGTAGATAACTGATCATCACACccagttggaagcacacaattatcTAGGATGTCTATATAtcctgtagcattacaattcaTCTTCACTGGAACAAAGAGGCAAAAAATGTTCAAGCAAAACTTTGCTTTTGTGCACAAATCAAGCTCCGTGAAGACATGATATGCTTGAactggagtggaagaactcaagtgtccgGCACAGaaacctgacctcaaccccactgaacacctttcaTTTGAAATGGAACACAGGATGAACCCTAGGCCTCCTCACCTAAAATTAGTGCCTGAtatcactaatgctcttgtggctgaatgatcaAATCCCTGCCTGCTCCAACATCTAGAGGAAAGCCATCCTAGAAGAGTGGAGGCTAAGGGGTGACCAGCTTTGGAAGGGGATGTCCAACATGCACCTGCaggggtgtgatggtcaggtgtccatactgtatgtgtttgtcgtTGTAGGGTTCTGTGTTATCTCTATATTCTGCTTCAGTTAATTCTATTCCAGATAACAATTTCTTGTTTTCTGGAGTAATTTTATTCTTCTACAGTGAATGAAGCAGGTGTTTGTCTTTAATTTCTATCACCCAGGTTATCCGTTCCCGACTGCACCTCCTGTTGACCCTTTTGCCCGCATCAAAGTCACTGATTGTGGAGTAACAAAAGGCTGTATCAGGTGAGCTTAAAGTATTTGCACTAGATAACACTCTTGAATTATTGATGCTGACAGATCAGAAGTTATTGAtgaattttctgtaacagcagctctgacagtagttccAGCcataagatttatttttatgtcttcATTCCAAGTGTAACTTATGACACTTTCTATAACATGAAATGTAActgaaaatggataaaatgtttGATATGTCATCCATTAATGACTTAAACTTTATATTCATTGACAAATCGCTATGGAATAAGAGGAAGACAACAATTTTGGgcaatgctgtttttgtttcaaaaCAATCATCACACCACACCGTCGTTGAGTTCTTTCCCGTAGAAGCACACTCATacatgttattatattattactattattatatatcagTCAATCCAAGTCTTATATAAGTATGAACCAGCAATAAATATAATCGAATTGCTTAAGTTCCAAATGCAATATATAACATACTATGTCTCTTTACCTCtgtctgtacttttttttgtgtgtgtgtataggtatgGAAAGCCGGGCTGTGATGCAGAAACATGCGACTATTTCCTAAGTTACAGGCGCATCGGTACAGATGTTGAGTTCGAGATGAGTGCAGACACAGACGGCTGGGTTGCTGTCGGATTTTCTTCTGACAAGAAAATGGtgattatcattcattcattcattttctaccgcttaaccgaactacttgggtcacagggagcctgtgcctatctcaggcgtcttcaggcatcaaggcaggatacaccctggacggagtgccaacccatcgcagggcacacacacactctcattcactcacacactcacacactacagacaattttccaatcaacctaccatgcatgtctttggaccgagggaggaaaccagagtacccggaggaaacccccgaggcacgggcagaacatgtaaactccacacacagaaggcggaggcgggaatcaaaaccccaaccctggaggtgtgaggcgaacgtgctaagcactaagccaccatgaccccCTAAAATGGTGATGATAAAAAAGCTGATATAAATGTGGATCTTAGATAAGCAAAGGTTGATATTTCAGAATAAACGTTGAATGCTTTTAATGATTTCTGTAAAGTGATTTATTCTGAGGTATGTTTGACATAAAGATCCACCCCTatcacctaacacacacacacacacacacacacacacacacacacacacacacacacacacacacgcacacatacacacacagtcttgtaAATTCTTCTTCACTGGTGCAATTTCATTAGAACGTAAATTTATGATCAAAATTCAGTAACCATGTTTGGAAGATGTAATAAAAAGCTTAAATAGAACATCATGTTAACCTTCTTCTAttttcagatgtgtgtgttcatgttgaaTAAAAATGTGCTAAGGAAAGGTGATAATCCATTATCTCTCTCCCAGGGAGGTGACGATGTCATGGGCTGTGTCCATGATGATAACGGGCGGGTGAGAATCCATCATTTCTATAACGTGGGCCAATGGGCCAAAGAGATCAGGAGAAACCCAGCACGGGATGAGGAAGGCCTCTTCGAGAACAATCGGGTGACTTGCCGCTTCAAGCGCCCGCTTCATGTGCCACGTGAGGAAACACTGGTGGATCTGCATCTCAGCTGGTACTACCTGTTTGCCTGGGGACCTGCTATACAAGGTATGTGTGCATTAAAGTGCTCCAAAGATCTATATCTGATTTCATGTGTCCCATGGAATCCATGCCCCACCTCTACTCTCATCTGAATCTCAATATAGACCTTTCTTTCAAGCTGGTATATAAACTGAATTGTGCGTCTACAGTTTCTGCTCATCCTCCTCTTTATTAGGATCCTGCTTATTTCTATAGCTATCCAATAATTTactcatgtggcagcagcacagtacTGCTATTGTTCCCGTCAAACatcagaaaaaggaaaaattgtgatctctgtgactttaatccTGGCAAGGTTGTTGGTACcagaaagacaaataaaacctTGAGGTATATattctacaacagcagaagatacatcaggttccacaTCTGCCAGCcaagagaaagaacaagaacCTGAGACCATCATGGCCAAATTTGCTTGAAATCTATCAGATTGGATAgatgaagactggaaaaacacctggacaaccaatcacggtcttcaaaagaatgtgtcatacctagttcagttcaattcaattgaaatttatttgtatggcactttttacaattgacattgtctcaaagcagctttacagaacataaaggttattataaagattaatataaagattagtgtaatacaaaattcaagattaatattagatttatttaaatgtgtttgtggggggcacggtggcttagtgggtagcacgttcgcctcacacctccagggtcggggttcaattcccgcctctgccttatgtgtgcggagtttgcatgttctccccgtgcctcggggctttcctccgggtactccggtttcctcccccagtccaaagacatgcatggtaggttaattggcatctctggaaaattgtccgtagtgtgtgagtgcgtgagtgaatgagagtgtgtgtgtgccctgtgatgggttggcactccgtccagggtgtatcctgccttgatgcccgatgacgcctgagataggcacaggctccccgtgacccgaggtatttcggataaagcggtaggagatgagatgagtaaatgtgtttgtatttatccccaatgagcaagtctgaggtgattcaggtgactgaggtgaggtgaattgtaaaggaagaaaccttgagaggatccagatTTAAAGGGGAACCTcaacctcatatgggtgacaatggagggtgtgattataaatatacagactgataaatgttgtattgatgaggagattgttgtccacaaagaccacatggagttggcatctccgctttagtatcgcagagtcaaactggtaaatctctagatatCTCAGGATCCTCACTGATTCAgcttcatctcagtggaggtccaaaatcttaatGGCACGGAAGATAACCGGAGCTGGTACTTTCTGGAtgtctcgggatgggtagaaagagagaagcaatggagagagattaacgtagctgctgttcataatattagcaaacaCTAGATGATAATATGCATTCGatcagatgtattagagcacaatattatgggatatATTACAGTTATGTGTATGCCCGACTAAAGAGATAagtttaatctacatttaaacttggAAAGTGTCTCTAAGCcatgaacactatcaggaagactattccaaagggagctaaatacgaaaatgcactaccgcctttagtagacagatattctgggaactaccagaagtcctgagttttgtgatctcagagagcattgtaattcgctctggataatggcatctgctaaatgctataaatctaGATCACATTCTGTTGTTTTATGTGAACGTTAGCTGAAgatcttgacctgtatctgcatgattatttgtatattatctGTTCAGCTGTGaataatgtattcatatatGGTTACATCTCGAATGTGCATGTCCATGTATGCATGTCTTATTGTTACTGGTTCATCCTTACCGTCTTGTTCTCGGTATTTAGACATTAATCCAATCCACACAGAATGGCTGTCTGacattcctgtttttattttccgcAGGTTCCATAACACGGCATGACATCGACAATCCTCCAGTGTCTGACCACATGATCAGCATTTATAAATATGAGGACGTTTTCATGCCTGCTACAGCCTACCAGACATTTTCCTCCCCGTTCTGCCTCCTGCTCATTGTGGCCCTCACATTTTACCTGCTGATGGGAAGCCCATAACCGGGATGACATACTTGTCAAAAGCATTAGAGAAAGGCAGCAATAAATCAGTGTCAGAGAATaatcagaatttaaaataagCTGTGTATTTAAATAGGAGCATCTGAGCTTCTTTAGCAAGCTAGATTTATGCAGTACACACCCAGTTCTAGGAAGAAGGCTGTATTACTATAGAGCATGTTATTAATCAAGCTCAATGCCATATAGATGAAATGCCTtagcattttttctttttgtgataTCCAGTATTGCTGATATGTCCTGTGTTTCTTAATGGCTTTTCAAATTGAGTGCCAAATACATGCAAGTGCCAGTTTGTTCACAGTAGCATCACACACTAAGTGGTATTTTGCTTGCAGTATCATTAGGAGGCGCTGCAGTAAATAATCATCTCAGCAACACTTGACAGAATCAGAAGCAGCTATTTTGCTTTATCACACACGTCTAATATAACGTCTGAGTATCACACTGAACTTctctaaaatgtaatattatagaACGACTGTGAAGCAGCATAACAATTTGTAACAgctttattcacacacacacacacacacacacacacacacacacacacacacacacacacacacacacacacacacacacacagacttactattattactatctAACCACTCCAGCAGTAGTATGAGCAACTCTGAGCTAGCTAAAGCATGCTGACAGAACAGTGTTTTCTGAGCCATTTCACAGAAGCCAGTCTCCACTAGAGTGTCTATTTTTATGTGTTATTTGAACATGTTTGGAGCAGTATTTATATTCCATAAATTGCAGAAAACCTGTTTTGCAATGACTATGTGTTCTTAATATCTCACTATTAAACAGTGTAGCTCTGTCTGGCCGTTGGTTCACCTTGTTATGGTTTCCACCCGAAGGAATGAATTCCACACATCACACCCCAACGTGTCGGGTATacgtattatttatttattagtgaaCAATGCATTGCATTTCAAACATTTATAGCTGCgattaatgttgtggaacgaTTTTCACGTTAAATCCAGATATCACTTACATTGTCAGAGCTACAAACAGTCATTACATCACCAACCTCTCATTATTTCTTTCTGaagttattaaaattaaaaaaattattgaaatcaaaagaaaaaagaaaaaaagaaaatgcaatgaCCTCCATTCTGAACACATTTCCATGGTGGAAAACATAATGT
This genomic stretch from Tachysurus fulvidraco isolate hzauxx_2018 chromosome 25, HZAU_PFXX_2.0, whole genome shotgun sequence harbors:
- the LOC113659360 gene encoding DOMON domain-containing protein FRRS1L gives rise to the protein MFLVHFFLLLLDPSLCRLITSSPTDDNTLRSGHGEQGEPGHNEHHKDSYSTFASEFLESRYLSDEGYPFPTAPPVDPFARIKVTDCGVTKGCIRYGKPGCDAETCDYFLSYRRIGTDVEFEMSADTDGWVAVGFSSDKKMGGDDVMGCVHDDNGRVRIHHFYNVGQWAKEIRRNPARDEEGLFENNRVTCRFKRPLHVPREETLVDLHLSWYYLFAWGPAIQGSITRHDIDNPPVSDHMISIYKYEDVFMPATAYQTFSSPFCLLLIVALTFYLLMGSP